A window of Candidatus Krumholzibacteriia bacterium genomic DNA:
CGCCGCCAGCTACGATCGACGTTGAAGCTCAGGACATGGTTGAGCAGATCGTAACGGCGTGCGATGGCGGTGAACATGCGCGGCGTGCGCGACTTGTCGGACACCAGCGCGTCCACGTCGTTGGGCATGCCGGCACTCACTCGGCCACCAGCCGGTAGATCCGGGTGGGTTCGTTGGAGGGATCGTGGGCGCAGATGTACACCTCGCCCGCTTCGTCACAACCGAGCGACGAGATGAGCACGTTCGTGTCCACCAGGAGCCGGTTCTCCGCCGCGCCGTCGTCTCCAACGCGCAGCGCCCAGACGCGGCCGCTGCCGTAGTCCGCGTACACGTACCAGCCTCTCAGATCCGGGAGCGCGCTTCCCCGGTACACGTATCCGCCCGTCACGCTGATGCCCTGGTCGCGCCCGTAGGCCCACGCCGGATCCCGCAGGTCGCGGGCTTGACCGCAGTCCGGCGAGCGCTGGTCGGCCGGTTCGTAGTCGTGAAACCCCTCGCGGCAGTCCCAGCCGTAGTTCTTCCCGGACTCGATGATGTTGATTTCCTCCCACGTCACCTGTCCGACATCGCCCGCCCACAGCCGTCCCGTCTCGCGGTCGAAGGAGAGGCGCCACGGATTGCGCAGCCCGTACGCAAAGATCTCCTCCTTGTGGCCGTCGCGGTTGCCGCGAAACGGGTTGTCGGCCGGGATGGTGTAGGGATGCCGCGACACGTCGAGCCGCAGGATCTTGCCCAGCAACGAGGAGAGATCCTGCGCGCTGCCGCGCGGGTCGCCCCCCGAGCCGCCATCACCCATGGCGATGTAGAGCATGCCGTCGGGACCGAACGCCACCTGCCCCCCGTTGTGGTTGGACCATGGCTGCGCAATTTCGATGACGGCGAGCTCGCTGGCCACGTCGGCGGCATTGGGATAGGGGCCGACGGTCAAACGGCTCACGCGCGTGATGCGCCGCAGCATCTTCGAGG
This region includes:
- a CDS encoding PQQ-dependent sugar dehydrogenase is translated as MRGVAVAALTGCVVPVASPAQDAPAYAIEDAFPSLEFRRPVDLQSPRDGSNRLFVVEQDGVIRVFDNDPGVAVSNVFLDLRERVNRDGNEMGLLGLAFPGDFARSKTFYVDYTASKMLRRITRVSRLTVGPYPNAADVASELAVIEIAQPWSNHNGGQVAFGPDGMLYIAMGDGGSGGDPRGSAQDLSSLLGKILRLDVSRHPYTIPADNPFRGNRDGHKEEIFAYGLRNPWRLSFDRETGRLWAGDVGQVTWEEINIIESGKNYGWDCREGFHDYEPADQRSPDCGQARDLRDPAWAYGRDQGISVTGGYVYRGSALPDLRGWYVYADYGSGRVWALRVGDDGAAENRLLVDTNVLISSLGCDEAGEVYICAHDPSNEPTRIYRLVAE